From the genome of Candidatus Sulfotelmatobacter sp., one region includes:
- the atpE gene encoding ATP synthase F0 subunit C: MGEHAALALGSIVTAGFTMAIGALGAALGESRIGAAGMDALARQPDEATNITRNQLVALAMVESTAIFCLVIALVLLFANPFVAAR; encoded by the coding sequence ATGGGTGAACACGCGGCTCTGGCACTGGGATCGATCGTCACGGCGGGCTTCACCATGGCCATCGGCGCGCTGGGAGCGGCGCTGGGCGAGAGCCGCATCGGAGCGGCCGGCATGGACGCGCTGGCTCGGCAGCCGGACGAGGCGACGAACATCACGCGCAATCAGCTGGTGGCGCTGGCCATGGTCGAGTCCACCGCGATCTTCTGCCTGGTGATCGCGCTGGTGCTGTTGTTCGCGAATCCGTTCGTGGCGGCGCGGTAG
- a CDS encoding F0F1 ATP synthase subunit alpha has translation MSDHAGFADRLERLSDIELGRAFGLRGAVVELGDGVAQVLGLEDAGAEELVEFDSGALGMAYELEPHRTGVVMLLGADGVRAGEGVTATGRLPSLIVGPDLLGRVLDPLGRPLDGRPRPAGERRSVFREAPALTERAPVRRPLLTGIMVVDAGIPIGRGQRQLVVGDRNVGKTGLALDIVAAQRGTGVTCVYVAVGQPISRVLSVRESLARVGALEHTVVIGSDAGDPPGLQYLAPYAGTTVAEYFRDRGGDALVIYDDLSKHADAYRELALLLGRPPGREAYPGDIFYIHAQLLERATARAEQAGGGSVTAFPLVETTESDLSAYIPTNLISITDGQIYLDTARFERNERPAIDVGRSVSRVGGAAQLDSMRVAARNLKIALSRFEALEALTRVGLDVDLATRRTVERGRILREILRQPRFTRRSPAEQILSLIAVNEGWLDGLAPTEARAVLAAAWERMAAELPEATAALDAGNEPPGDWKSSARRLLPVADGAQR, from the coding sequence ATGAGCGATCACGCCGGGTTCGCGGACCGCCTCGAGCGGCTCTCGGATATCGAACTCGGCCGCGCCTTCGGGCTTCGCGGAGCGGTGGTCGAGCTCGGCGACGGGGTGGCGCAGGTCCTGGGGCTTGAGGATGCTGGCGCCGAGGAGCTGGTGGAGTTCGACTCCGGTGCGCTCGGCATGGCCTACGAGCTGGAGCCGCATCGCACGGGAGTGGTCATGCTCCTCGGCGCCGATGGCGTACGCGCCGGCGAAGGCGTGACCGCGACCGGCCGGCTGCCGTCGCTGATCGTGGGCCCCGACCTGCTGGGCCGCGTGCTCGATCCGCTCGGCCGGCCGCTCGATGGCCGGCCGCGGCCCGCGGGCGAGCGGCGGAGCGTGTTTCGTGAAGCGCCCGCGCTCACCGAGCGCGCGCCGGTGCGCCGCCCGCTGCTCACCGGAATCATGGTGGTGGACGCAGGGATTCCGATCGGACGCGGGCAGCGCCAGCTGGTGGTCGGCGACCGCAACGTGGGCAAGACCGGGCTCGCGCTCGACATCGTCGCCGCCCAGCGCGGGACCGGCGTGACCTGTGTCTACGTGGCGGTGGGACAGCCGATCTCGCGCGTGTTGTCGGTCCGCGAGTCCCTGGCGCGCGTGGGCGCGCTGGAGCACACGGTGGTGATCGGCTCGGACGCCGGCGATCCGCCCGGGCTCCAGTACCTGGCGCCATATGCCGGCACCACGGTGGCGGAGTATTTCCGGGACCGGGGGGGCGACGCGCTGGTGATCTACGACGATCTCAGCAAACACGCCGACGCCTACCGCGAGCTGGCGCTGCTGCTGGGGCGTCCGCCGGGCCGCGAGGCGTATCCCGGCGACATCTTCTATATCCATGCCCAGCTGCTGGAGCGCGCGACCGCGCGCGCCGAGCAGGCCGGCGGGGGATCGGTCACGGCGTTTCCGCTGGTCGAGACCACCGAGAGCGATCTGTCCGCCTACATTCCGACCAACCTGATCTCGATCACCGACGGGCAGATCTACCTCGACACCGCGCGCTTCGAGCGCAACGAACGCCCCGCGATCGACGTCGGGCGCAGCGTCTCGCGCGTGGGAGGCGCGGCGCAGCTCGACTCGATGCGCGTCGCGGCGCGCAATTTGAAGATCGCCCTGTCGCGCTTCGAGGCGCTCGAGGCCCTGACCCGCGTCGGCCTCGACGTGGACCTCGCCACGCGCCGCACCGTGGAGCGCGGGCGCATCCTACGCGAGATCCTGCGTCAGCCGCGCTTCACGCGCCGCAGCCCGGCGGAGCAGATTCTTTCGCTGATCGCCGTCAACGAGGGTTGGCTGGACGGCCTCGCGCCAACGGAAGCGCGCGCGGTACTGGCGGCCGCCTGGGAGCGAATGGCGGCCGAGCTGCCCGAGGCGACAGCCGCGCTCGATGCTGGGAACGAGCCTCCCGGGGACTGGAAGTCGTCCGCGCGCCGGCTGCTCCCCGTGGCGGACGGGGCGCAGCGGTGA
- a CDS encoding AtpZ/AtpI family protein has translation MSAPRAERGGKARDRTRRDLDRLDRREPGGRFWQSLALIGSVGWPIVLFATGGALLGHLLDRHWSSGIRFTLMLLTIGTAIGCFAAYRAVRGNDS, from the coding sequence GTGAGCGCGCCCCGGGCCGAGCGCGGAGGCAAGGCGCGCGATCGCACGCGCCGCGACCTCGACCGTCTGGATCGGCGCGAGCCGGGCGGGCGCTTCTGGCAGTCACTCGCCCTCATTGGAAGTGTGGGCTGGCCGATCGTTCTGTTCGCCACGGGCGGCGCTCTGCTAGGACATCTGCTCGACCGGCACTGGAGTTCCGGCATCCGTTTCACGCTGATGCTGCTCACGATCGGCACCGCGATCGGCTGCTTCGCGGCCTACCGCGCGGTGCGGGGGAACGACTCGTGA
- the atpB gene encoding F0F1 ATP synthase subunit A translates to MSPTIFGDRLIGRLGAVPITFTMATSAATSLLLVAGCAALAQAVTRRPGGRMAAAGRLTFGFLHDLVEGAVGRPSPRLEVFAGSLFLFIAAAAIVGQLPGVPAPTSNLWATSALAALVFVAVPVAGIHARGLGGYFRAYLRPNPLFLPLHFITELSRTLALAMRLFGNMLSGHLVVALIVSLVGLLVPIPLMVLDLLIGVLQAYIFTILASVYIGAGIRIGEGGSHG, encoded by the coding sequence ATGAGTCCCACGATCTTCGGCGACCGCTTGATCGGGCGGCTGGGCGCAGTGCCGATCACGTTCACAATGGCGACCAGCGCGGCCACCAGCCTGCTCCTGGTCGCCGGCTGCGCCGCGCTCGCGCAGGCCGTGACGCGCCGTCCCGGCGGGCGCATGGCCGCGGCGGGTCGTCTCACGTTCGGCTTCCTCCACGATCTGGTGGAGGGGGCGGTGGGAAGGCCGTCGCCGCGGCTCGAGGTGTTCGCGGGGAGCCTCTTCCTCTTCATCGCCGCTGCCGCGATCGTCGGGCAGTTGCCGGGGGTTCCGGCGCCCACCTCGAACCTGTGGGCGACCAGCGCGCTCGCCGCGCTGGTGTTCGTTGCGGTGCCGGTGGCCGGGATCCACGCGCGCGGACTGGGCGGCTACTTCCGCGCCTACCTGCGGCCGAATCCGCTGTTCCTGCCGCTTCACTTCATCACCGAGCTGTCGCGCACGCTGGCGCTCGCCATGCGATTGTTCGGGAACATGCTGAGCGGCCACCTGGTGGTGGCGCTGATCGTCTCGCTCGTCGGCTTGCTGGTTCCGATTCCGCTCATGGTTCTCGATCTGCTGATCGGGGTCCTGCAGGCCTACATCTTCACCATTCTGGCCAGCGTCTACATCGGCGCCGGCATTCGCATCGGAGAAGGAGGCTCACATGGGTGA